AGGCTCAAGAATAAAAGCATCTTTTAGGGATATCATTTTTTGAATTTCTTGAGCTTCTTCTTTAGCTTTTGCAGTGGCAGCTGGAATCAAATCTTTAAAAAAATTATGAATGTTTTGAGGTGTTTTAACCATTGTTTTCTGCAAAGCCCACTCAGCATAGTTATCAAACCCAAGTAATTTTGCTTTTTGAGCCCGTAAACGCACTATTTTTTTGATAGTTTCGTGGGTGCTATTTTTTCCAACATCAGCCCGATTCCAAGCCGCATCAAAAAGTTGCTTTCGCGTAGCTCTGTTTTTAAGTTGTGCCAAATAAGGTTGTTGGGTAGTGTTCAGAATGGCTACCTTCCAAGTACCTTTATCCGTTTTTATGGCGGTAAGTTGGTCGGCGGTAAGTCCTTCAAGCGCTTTTTCATCGGTAAAAAACTGTGCCGAAGCATTATTTGCATCCAACAAAGTTTGGTTGAATTCGGTTTGCAAAGCAGCTATCTCTGCATTATAGGTTTTAAGTGTTTTCTTGTCCTGATCTGACAGATTTGCACCAGCAATAACAAATTCTTCGTAATAATATTCCAATAATTTTAAAGATTCGGCATCTAAATCAAGCGATTGACGCTCGTTGTAAACCGATTTTACGCGCTCAAAAAGTGCTTCATTGAGGTAAATTGCATCAGAATGTGCAGCAAATTGAGGAGCTAATTCTCTCTGGATATTTTTGATCGTGTCATTGGTATGTGCCCCAGCCAAAGCAAAAAACACACGTGAAGCCCTGCCAAGCTCAACACCACTTTCTTCCAGAGCAACAATAGTATTTTCAAAAGTTGGCTTTTGAGTACTTTCGGTAATTGATTTTACCCGCAAGGTTTGTAATTCCATTCCTTTTAGCAAAGCAGGACGGTAATCAGCATCTGTGAATTTTGTAAAATCAGGAGCAAAATACGGTAACGTACTTTGTTGCAAAAGCGGATTTTCTGGCATAATTTCAGGGGTTGTTTTGCTTTGTTTACACGCCACTACAGCCAAAACAAAAGCAGAGGTTATTAAAAAAGTACTTTTCTTCATAAAATAAAATCTGTTTTATAGTTATACAAATTACTGAAATCTTGTAGCTTACACTATCTAACTCAATACGGCGAAGATACCGATTATTTGATAATCTTCCAAAAAATAAAAGAGCTATAATTTTAAAAAACAATCCGTTTTGAATCGCTTCAAAACGGATTATTGTCTTAATTGTGTTAGATTTTACTTTCTAAAACGTAACTTGAGTTCTCTCTCCATTATATGCTATGGCATATATTACTATATCATTAGTTACATTTTGTTTAATATTAAATGAATTTTTGTTGGAAACAAATATTAACTCATTTGCCTTGTACACTTCATAAGCTACAACATTTTGATACCCTGAAGTAGTAATTTGGCTACCATTTTTGGAGGCACTTCCTTTTACCACACTAGCCTTATTTTTGAAGTACATCCAATTCGTATCACAGATGTATTCAATTCTATCGGTAAGGGTGGTATAACCAGCTCCGCTGATTTGTTGTTTTATGTCATTTGCATAGTTTGAAGTGACTACAACACGTCTTGTTCCATAATCATCAACTTCCTTATCAATAGGAGTATAGAATCCCCATTTTTCAAAGAAAGGTATCAAATTAGTTTGTGTCAAATCAGAAACTGTTTTTGTAAAATCTACTTGATATTCACCATCATTTATCGTTGATTTTTGCTGAACAGCTCGGATTTTATCATATAATTTCACTGAAAACTCAGGATCGTCTTTTACCTTAGAGAAATACAAATTCAATTGCCAGAAAGGTACTAGCTGACAGAACACATCTGCCTTATTTTGATTATTATTAGCTATATCAGCGTGAGCCCTTTTGAGCACTATTCCTAAATTATAAGCCTTTTCATACCGATTGTTGTAACCTCCTTCTCCTTGCATCGATTCTCTTTCCAATCGGGTAGGAATTCCCCAAGCCGTTTGAATGTTCATCGAATTCATATTAACAGTACACTCTGTCATTCCTTTCCACATAAACACGGGAGCTACTTGGTGTGCGTGTCCGATTTCGTGAGCGGGTCCCCAAACATCTGTTTTTGTTTTATCGGAAGCAGCTCCCATTTTATCAGGATTACATAAAGTTGCCATAGTGGTTGCATTATAGGAGGTTCTATATGCCGTACAATACATAAATCCTTTATACATCACCTGAAAATATGACCTATTAGGCAACTCTTTACCTCTTTCTTTGGTAAGCCCAGCAAATTGATGAGTCTGTTCTACTAGCTTATCAAATTGTTCGATAAGCGCTCTACCTCTTGAGCCCGTGTGCGTCTTGTAACTCTCAACAGGGAAACAAATATGTGATTTTTCGCCAATTACATCAAAATATTTATTGGTTGCAGCATTAATCAAACGATTCCAATCGGCATCATTATGTTTGGTCTTATCGAAATACCCATTGACTTTACCTGTAGCGAAATGTACCTTAATTTGAGGTGCTACTTGATAATCCTCGGTTTGATATTGTAGGTAGATAAGTCCTCCCTTACCTGTTTTAAATTTATTTACTCCTTCATATAAAGGATGATACGAGGCATTACCAAAACCATCTCCTCCAGGTAAGTCCAAATTTTGAATTTTAATTTGTATTTGACGACCGTTAGTAGGACCTACAAAAACAACTAGCTCTTCACCTTCCTGCACAGCTATTCCTGTTGGATTATCTAAATTGCTATACGAATACTGCATACGATACCTTTCTCTGTACACATCTGGATTAGGCCAAGCTCTATAATTCTGAATACGGAATTCTGAAGGATACTGCCCCAATTTCATATATTGAGCTATATTTTTATAAAACGGATTTGAAATATTTTGAATTTGCTCATCAGTTACGTTAGGTTTTAATTCAGAGCAAGTAATATCAGTAAAGATAGAGGTCGGATCAAAACTTCCTGTACTTTTTTTGTAGAATTCCATTTCAGCTGCTGCTGCGAAACCTTGCCCATCACCATAGCCTGATTTGATAATCAACTTAAAAGATTTTGCTTTGGTTATTGGGCTAAATTCTACTCGTGTTACTTTTCCATTTCCCTTAAAATCAAAATCTTTCAACTTAATGTAGCTTGGATTAGCCTCTGTAGCTACTTGAATCTCAACTTGTTTAAAATGCCCATTATAGCCCTCAGTACGAGGGTAATACATCATATAATCAACATCTTGTGGAGTTTCAAAGAAATATTCAATAATTATCGGAAAATAATTTGCTTCACCATTTGACCAATTGGAATGATAAATGGTAGCCATATCCCCATCAAAAGAGTTTTCTATTGGAGTACCATTTTGATGAGATGTAGCTGTACCACGATGAATTTTAAGCTTTATATCACTCTCAATACTTGAAGCATCATCGTTTCCATACTCTCCTTTTTGAGATATTTGAAGTTCCTTACTTATTACAGGATTTATACCTTTTGATTGGAATGTAATAAAACCGTTTCTATTACTTTGTGTATTGTTTTCAGAAATACTGAAAACATATTTTACAACTCCATCACTTAAAATTTCTTTAGATTTTTCTTTAATCCAATCAGGGAGCACAGTTTCGTAACTCACATTAGCTGTAACTGTTAGCTGAATTTCTTGTGAAAATTTCTCAATTTTAAAAGATTGATTATCAAAAGTGATGTCAGGGGCAACCCCAATTTGAGTCACCTGAACCTCCTTTGATAGCCCCCCTCCTTCTACTAAAAACTTAAAACTACGTGTAGTGCCTTTATTTTCAAGAACACTCAAATTGATATTATGCCCTTCTCTTTTTATTGTAAGCCAATCTATCGGAGAAGCATTAATTTTCCAATTATCAATATTTGTCTTAACAGGCAAAACCT
This genomic window from Capnocytophaga canimorsus contains:
- a CDS encoding M3 family metallopeptidase encodes the protein MKKSTFLITSAFVLAVVACKQSKTTPEIMPENPLLQQSTLPYFAPDFTKFTDADYRPALLKGMELQTLRVKSITESTQKPTFENTIVALEESGVELGRASRVFFALAGAHTNDTIKNIQRELAPQFAAHSDAIYLNEALFERVKSVYNERQSLDLDAESLKLLEYYYEEFVIAGANLSDQDKKTLKTYNAEIAALQTEFNQTLLDANNASAQFFTDEKALEGLTADQLTAIKTDKGTWKVAILNTTQQPYLAQLKNRATRKQLFDAAWNRADVGKNSTHETIKKIVRLRAQKAKLLGFDNYAEWALQKTMVKTPQNIHNFFKDLIPAATAKAKEEAQEIQKMISLKDAFILEPYDWNFYAEQVRRAKFDLDENEIKPYFELKNVLEKGVFFAMEKLYGVTYKQRTDIPVYHPDVLVYELFEEDGTPLGLFYGDFFARESKRGGAWMSNFVGQSKLLGTKPVIYNVCNYPKPAQGAPALLTYDEVETLFHEFGHALHGFFANQMYPSLSGTAVARDFVEFPSQVNENWALYPEVLKNYAIHYKTGEVIPQTLIDKIKKAATFNQGYSFTEVLAAANLDLQWHTLSADTPIDQVNAFEKQALKDTNLWLEQVPPRYRSTYFAHIFGGNYGAGYYSYQWTEMLHHDAFQWFLENGGMTRANGQRLRDMVLSRGNTMDYEKMYRDFRGKAPAIEPMLKARGLK
- a CDS encoding M60 family metallopeptidase → MEEPFLNVENVNFQKESGSKVLPVKTNIDNWKINASPIDWLTIKREGHNINLSVLENKGTTRSFKFLVEGGGLSKEVQVTQIGVAPDITFDNQSFKIEKFSQEIQLTVTANVSYETVLPDWIKEKSKEILSDGVVKYVFSISENNTQSNRNGFITFQSKGINPVISKELQISQKGEYGNDDASSIESDIKLKIHRGTATSHQNGTPIENSFDGDMATIYHSNWSNGEANYFPIIIEYFFETPQDVDYMMYYPRTEGYNGHFKQVEIQVATEANPSYIKLKDFDFKGNGKVTRVEFSPITKAKSFKLIIKSGYGDGQGFAAAAEMEFYKKSTGSFDPTSIFTDITCSELKPNVTDEQIQNISNPFYKNIAQYMKLGQYPSEFRIQNYRAWPNPDVYRERYRMQYSYSNLDNPTGIAVQEGEELVVFVGPTNGRQIQIKIQNLDLPGGDGFGNASYHPLYEGVNKFKTGKGGLIYLQYQTEDYQVAPQIKVHFATGKVNGYFDKTKHNDADWNRLINAATNKYFDVIGEKSHICFPVESYKTHTGSRGRALIEQFDKLVEQTHQFAGLTKERGKELPNRSYFQVMYKGFMYCTAYRTSYNATTMATLCNPDKMGAASDKTKTDVWGPAHEIGHAHQVAPVFMWKGMTECTVNMNSMNIQTAWGIPTRLERESMQGEGGYNNRYEKAYNLGIVLKRAHADIANNNQNKADVFCQLVPFWQLNLYFSKVKDDPEFSVKLYDKIRAVQQKSTINDGEYQVDFTKTVSDLTQTNLIPFFEKWGFYTPIDKEVDDYGTRRVVVTSNYANDIKQQISGAGYTTLTDRIEYICDTNWMYFKNKASVVKGSASKNGSQITTSGYQNVVAYEVYKANELIFVSNKNSFNIKQNVTNDIVIYAIAYNGERTQVTF